One genomic region from Cetobacterium sp. 8H encodes:
- the citF gene encoding citrate lyase subunit alpha, translated as MKNILGREIPEFIEGYGEVKQYNGYLSNTQGVIKKDFKFKAITPEDSKLNNSLEALMDKLPLRDGMVISFHHHLRNGDFVLNMVMEEIAKRGYKDITIAASSIFPCHKGLVKMLEDGTVTQIYAAYISGPVAEAISNGKLAKPAVMHTHGGRARIFESGEKTIDIAFMAAPTSDEYGNINGVDGKSACGALGYAHTDAELANIVVAITDNLVEYPNPTIEINQTLVDYVLVVDAIGDPKGIVSGTTQITKNPIGLKVADLTSKFIEESGYLKNGMSFQTGAGGISLAVAAELKNIMKNKEICGSFASGGITGYIVDMYKEGLFKALFDVQCFDLDAIKSAKENPAHITMSASMYANANNKGAVVNKLDVVILGATEMDTNFNVNVTTGSNGVIMGGSGGHSDTAAGSKLCIIVSQLVNSRISVVKDKVTTVTTPGETVDVLVTERGIAINPLRTDLIEKFKDSKLPIKTIEELREIARNMTGQENEIEFEDEIVAVVEYRDGTVVDTIKKIK; from the coding sequence ATGAAAAATATTTTAGGAAGAGAAATTCCTGAATTTATAGAGGGATATGGAGAGGTAAAACAGTATAATGGGTACCTTTCAAATACTCAAGGAGTAATAAAAAAAGATTTTAAATTTAAAGCAATAACACCAGAGGATTCTAAATTAAATAATAGTTTAGAAGCTTTAATGGATAAATTACCACTTAGAGATGGAATGGTAATATCATTCCACCACCACTTAAGAAATGGTGACTTTGTATTAAACATGGTTATGGAAGAGATTGCAAAAAGAGGATACAAAGATATCACAATTGCAGCTAGTTCGATTTTCCCTTGTCATAAAGGACTTGTAAAAATGTTAGAAGATGGAACTGTAACACAGATATATGCTGCATATATTTCTGGACCAGTAGCTGAGGCAATTTCTAATGGAAAACTTGCTAAACCAGCTGTAATGCATACTCACGGTGGAAGAGCTAGAATATTTGAAAGTGGAGAAAAAACTATTGATATCGCATTCATGGCAGCACCTACAAGTGATGAGTATGGAAATATCAACGGTGTAGATGGAAAGTCAGCTTGTGGAGCACTAGGATACGCTCATACAGACGCTGAGTTAGCAAATATAGTTGTAGCTATAACTGATAACTTAGTTGAATATCCAAATCCAACAATTGAGATAAACCAAACTTTAGTTGACTATGTATTAGTTGTAGATGCTATTGGAGATCCTAAAGGTATTGTATCTGGAACAACTCAAATTACTAAAAATCCTATTGGATTAAAAGTAGCAGATTTAACATCAAAATTCATCGAGGAATCAGGATACTTAAAAAATGGTATGAGTTTCCAAACAGGTGCTGGTGGAATATCTCTAGCAGTTGCAGCAGAACTTAAAAATATCATGAAAAACAAAGAGATTTGTGGAAGCTTTGCATCTGGAGGAATCACTGGATATATAGTTGATATGTATAAAGAGGGATTATTTAAAGCTTTATTTGATGTACAGTGTTTTGATTTAGATGCTATAAAATCAGCTAAAGAAAACCCTGCTCATATAACAATGTCAGCTTCTATGTATGCTAATGCAAACAATAAAGGAGCGGTTGTAAACAAGCTAGATGTAGTAATTTTAGGTGCTACTGAGATGGATACAAACTTCAACGTAAACGTAACAACTGGATCTAACGGAGTTATTATGGGTGGTTCAGGTGGACATTCTGATACAGCAGCAGGATCAAAGCTATGTATAATAGTTTCTCAACTTGTAAATTCAAGAATATCTGTAGTTAAGGATAAAGTTACAACAGTAACTACTCCTGGAGAGACAGTAGACGTTCTTGTAACAGAGAGAGGAATCGCTATAAATCCTCTAAGAACAGATCTAATAGAGAAGTTTAAAGACTCTAAACTTCCAATCAAAACGATTGAAGAGTTAAGAGAAATCGCTAGAAATATGACTGGTCAAGAGAACGAAATAGAGTTTGAAGACGAGATAGTAGCAGTTGTAGAGTACAGAGATGGAACTGTGGTAGACACTATTAAAAAGATAAAATAA
- a CDS encoding YihY/virulence factor BrkB family protein, producing the protein MKIINKLKGYLGELQLTEFYSQMKGAYENYARSNSNLWANTLCYFTTLSFIPILAIAFSIGRWFGIDKYYLKQLTESSPLNEETVNMILETTQTLLQNTRSGLIAGIGFISLGWVVISMFSVIEKALNSIWRVKKPRPFFRKFADYFITFLMLPVSVIGANILINLKWDIFYTKHLISILAPYLALWIFFIVFYTVLPNTKVNIVPTIWSSFIISFLLNQSNMLLVKLQLIIGAYNKIYGSFSVLLLSLIWLKIIWFLILIGAHFSYILQNRGNLAKLDGLEKLNFNSKYMITKAVLKKFIENYNNNENPITSKEISKELNIPNEMVIDTLENLKGIKYISNIEVDMGDERKYKLTANINELNDEKLCEDLKNLGESYSLIQ; encoded by the coding sequence ATGAAAATTATAAATAAACTTAAAGGTTATCTTGGAGAGTTACAATTGACTGAGTTTTATAGTCAGATGAAAGGAGCATATGAAAATTATGCAAGATCTAACTCTAATCTATGGGCAAATACACTTTGTTATTTTACAACCTTATCATTTATACCAATATTAGCTATAGCATTTAGCATTGGTAGGTGGTTTGGAATTGATAAGTATTATTTAAAGCAGCTTACAGAGAGCTCGCCACTAAATGAAGAAACGGTTAATATGATCTTAGAAACAACTCAAACTTTACTTCAAAACACAAGAAGTGGACTTATAGCGGGAATAGGATTTATTTCATTGGGATGGGTAGTTATATCAATGTTTTCGGTGATTGAAAAAGCTTTAAATAGTATTTGGAGAGTTAAAAAACCGAGACCTTTTTTTAGAAAGTTTGCAGATTATTTTATAACATTTTTAATGTTACCTGTAAGTGTCATAGGAGCAAATATACTTATAAATTTAAAATGGGATATTTTTTATACTAAACATTTAATTTCAATACTGGCACCATACTTAGCTCTATGGATATTTTTTATAGTTTTTTATACAGTTTTACCCAATACAAAAGTAAATATTGTGCCAACCATTTGGAGTAGTTTTATAATTTCATTTTTACTGAACCAAAGTAATATGCTGCTAGTAAAGCTACAATTGATAATAGGAGCATACAATAAAATATATGGAAGTTTTTCAGTTTTATTATTATCTTTAATTTGGTTGAAGATTATTTGGTTTTTAATTCTTATAGGAGCTCATTTTTCATATATTCTTCAAAATAGAGGAAACTTAGCAAAGTTAGATGGACTTGAAAAACTTAACTTTAACTCTAAATATATGATAACAAAAGCTGTACTGAAAAAATTTATAGAAAATTATAACAATAATGAGAATCCTATAACTTCTAAGGAGATATCTAAAGAGTTAAATATTCCTAATGAGATGGTTATAGATACACTAGAAAATTTGAAGGGAATAAAGTACATATCAAACATAGAGGTGGACATGGGTGATGAAAGAAAATATAAGCTTACGGCTAATATCAATGAGCTAAATGATGAGAAATTATGTGAAGATTTAAAAAATTTAGGTGAAAGTTATAGCTTGATTCAATAG
- the hutX gene encoding heme utilization cystosolic carrier protein HutX: MKKRIQNILDINEKASLSKISSELEIPMIEVLRNAPTVRTFDVEKLDDLFEVLRGWEQVFLLVVTPNFVLEIKDKFPKGFYAHGFLNFHDKTTSIGGHLSVGEINEIFLVKDIMFGRESYSIKFYGKDEKEIFAIYVPRDEKKELIQECLNSFNSL, encoded by the coding sequence ATGAAAAAGAGAATACAAAATATTTTAGATATCAATGAGAAGGCTTCATTATCAAAGATTTCATCGGAGTTAGAAATACCAATGATAGAGGTTCTAAGAAATGCTCCTACAGTAAGAACATTCGATGTAGAAAAACTAGATGATTTATTTGAAGTTTTAAGAGGATGGGAACAGGTATTTTTGCTAGTTGTAACACCAAATTTTGTGTTAGAGATTAAAGATAAGTTTCCAAAAGGATTCTATGCTCATGGCTTTTTAAATTTTCATGATAAAACAACTTCTATCGGCGGACATCTGAGCGTTGGAGAAATAAATGAGATATTTTTAGTTAAAGATATTATGTTTGGAAGAGAAAGCTATTCTATAAAGTTTTATGGAAAAGATGAGAAAGAAATATTTGCTATATACGTACCTAGAGATGAGAAAAAAGAACTTATACAAGAGTGTTTAAATAGCTTCAATTCATTATAA
- a CDS encoding flavodoxin family protein — protein MKILITYSSKTGNTEKVAKAIFEEIPSADFLPISEVKSLDYDLIIIGGWIDRATFDNNALVFSKNIMKKNVAYFFTLGAYPNSAHALDCVKNIDALFNENENIITGKYFCQGAIDPKLISWLSTLPSDHKMAPSDERRQRWEDAKSHPNSEDLERAKEFAKSIL, from the coding sequence ATGAAAATTTTAATCACTTATTCATCAAAAACTGGAAATACAGAAAAAGTTGCTAAGGCTATTTTTGAAGAAATACCTAGTGCTGATTTTCTTCCAATCTCAGAAGTCAAGAGTCTAGATTATGATCTAATAATTATTGGAGGATGGATTGATAGAGCAACTTTTGATAACAACGCTTTAGTTTTTTCTAAAAATATCATGAAAAAAAATGTAGCATACTTTTTTACATTAGGTGCATATCCTAACTCTGCTCATGCTTTAGACTGTGTTAAAAATATTGACGCTCTATTTAATGAAAATGAGAACATTATTACTGGCAAATACTTCTGTCAGGGTGCTATTGATCCCAAGCTTATCTCTTGGTTATCTACGCTTCCTAGCGACCACAAAATGGCTCCTAGCGATGAGAGAAGACAAAGATGGGAAGACGCAAAGTCTCATCCTAATTCAGAGGATTTAGAAAGAGCTAAAGAGTTTGCAAAATCTATTCTGTAA
- a CDS encoding energy transducer TonB: MKFIIFSIALHTIIFISVFTFDNKNTFEIQNPGHNIDAINISMNLSQSSTAQIAPENPEEESTQSEPEIKSEPEVEVKPEVKPEIKAEEPKVETKPRVETKPKPAPKPKTIPKKTNINKNKTEPETSAFNSNSNDIIELSKGIFAAKNQGVKGLEYKFISQPDPEYPLAAKRVGYNKKVSIKVRFLVGLDGRVEEVKFYNQKDSLGFQAEVEKVLKEWKLTQVTLDKKPIKLYFYKEFKFEQI, translated from the coding sequence ATGAAATTTATTATTTTTTCCATAGCTTTACACACAATTATTTTTATCAGTGTTTTTACTTTTGATAATAAAAATACTTTTGAAATTCAAAATCCAGGTCATAACATAGATGCTATAAATATTTCAATGAATCTTTCTCAGAGTTCGACTGCACAGATAGCACCTGAAAACCCAGAAGAAGAAAGCACTCAATCTGAACCAGAAATTAAATCTGAACCTGAAGTTGAAGTCAAGCCTGAAGTAAAACCTGAAATAAAAGCTGAAGAACCTAAAGTTGAAACTAAACCTAGAGTTGAGACGAAGCCTAAACCAGCACCTAAACCTAAAACAATACCAAAGAAAACTAATATAAACAAAAATAAAACTGAACCTGAAACTTCAGCTTTTAACTCTAATTCAAATGATATTATTGAATTATCAAAAGGAATCTTTGCTGCTAAAAATCAAGGAGTTAAAGGTCTTGAATATAAATTCATATCTCAACCTGATCCTGAATATCCTCTTGCTGCTAAGAGAGTTGGTTACAATAAAAAAGTTTCTATAAAAGTGAGATTTTTAGTTGGCTTAGATGGAAGAGTTGAAGAGGTTAAATTCTATAATCAAAAGGACTCTTTAGGATTCCAAGCTGAAGTTGAAAAAGTTTTGAAAGAATGGAAACTAACTCAAGTAACACTTGATAAAAAACCTATAAAATTATATTTTTATAAAGAATTTAAATTTGAACAAATATAA
- a CDS encoding MotA/TolQ/ExbB proton channel family protein — MEFIKAGGPLMIVIVFLSIAGLSVILERGYYFFKNEKDNGELLISHLEKFIKNGEKERAIKACDYFKNTSSKVMKTILIEYSGEKMSCCTYDYLEEKARECALRELPKLEKNMWILAIAANVTPLAGLLGTVTGMIGAFTAMSKHGAGDPTVLAFGISQALITTASGLTVAIPALIFYNFYQKKIEKAMIDMEKNVVEFINILRKM, encoded by the coding sequence ATGGAATTTATAAAAGCTGGGGGACCACTAATGATTGTTATTGTTTTTTTATCTATAGCAGGTCTTAGTGTTATTTTAGAAAGAGGTTACTATTTTTTTAAAAATGAAAAAGATAATGGTGAACTACTTATTAGTCATTTAGAGAAATTTATAAAAAATGGAGAAAAAGAAAGAGCAATAAAAGCATGCGACTACTTTAAAAATACCTCATCGAAAGTGATGAAAACGATATTGATAGAATACAGTGGTGAAAAGATGAGTTGTTGCACGTATGATTACTTGGAAGAAAAGGCAAGAGAGTGTGCACTGAGAGAGTTACCAAAATTAGAAAAAAATATGTGGATATTAGCAATAGCTGCAAATGTAACTCCTTTGGCGGGGCTTTTAGGAACGGTTACAGGTATGATAGGAGCATTTACAGCTATGTCTAAACATGGGGCAGGGGATCCGACAGTATTAGCTTTTGGAATATCTCAAGCACTTATAACAACAGCTTCTGGACTGACAGTAGCTATACCAGCTTTAATTTTCTATAATTTTTATCAAAAGAAAATAGAAAAAGCTATGATTGATATGGAAAAAAATGTTGTTGAGTTTATAAATATATTAAGAAAGATGTAA
- a CDS encoding biopolymer transporter ExbD, which produces MFRSKGFMNYQKKQLAPDLTPLIDVVFLLLIFFMVATTFDDMRGMKIELPKSEVSELTEVVDKISVILNQDKELKIKITKKDGDVVIDLKKEELITKLQENLPKIESKRVSILADKGISYGEIVDVMSDIKISGAKAIDIETKGK; this is translated from the coding sequence ATGTTTAGATCAAAAGGATTTATGAACTATCAAAAGAAGCAATTAGCTCCAGATTTAACACCACTTATTGATGTGGTATTTCTACTTTTAATATTTTTTATGGTAGCGACTACATTTGATGATATGAGAGGAATGAAAATTGAATTGCCAAAATCAGAGGTATCTGAACTAACAGAGGTAGTTGATAAAATATCTGTGATTTTAAATCAAGATAAAGAGTTGAAAATTAAAATTACAAAAAAAGATGGAGATGTTGTAATAGATTTAAAAAAAGAGGAGCTAATAACAAAACTTCAAGAAAATTTACCAAAAATTGAAAGTAAAAGAGTTTCAATCTTGGCAGATAAGGGGATTAGTTACGGCGAAATTGTAGATGTGATGTCAGATATAAAAATATCTGGAGCTAAAGCTATAGATATAGAAACTAAAGGGAAGTGA
- a CDS encoding radical SAM protein — translation MKFETRYKSHHNSSGVFSKYYPPKRLGEEILINKLSEEPKDVPRVIYVHTPYCDKICSFCNLNREQLSGSLDSYAEYIADEFEKYGQYRYFKERPVDVIYFGGGTPTVYKNNQLEKILESIKKNIKLSEEYEFTLETTLHNLTDEKIETMNRYGVNRLSVGIQSFSTEGRKFYNRTYAKDETIARLKDLKDKFNGEVCVDIIYNYPDQKIEDVRSDARTVKELDLGSVSFYSLMVHEGSALSQDIKNDKVKLEDNLRKERELHNTFVEELTSDGDYYLLELTKIAKKGRDKYKYIKARSFGGDTFPIGVGAGGNVGEITIFRMKKEMSMFVEKNEHQQRLDRLTGLFQFPRVEKKIVEEILLENEKKAFEKIIETLKGADFIIESEDAYTLTEDGVFWGNNISREILVRLVEATLEK, via the coding sequence ATGAAGTTTGAAACAAGGTATAAAAGTCATCATAATTCAAGTGGGGTATTTAGTAAATATTATCCGCCTAAAAGATTAGGAGAAGAGATTTTAATAAATAAATTATCGGAAGAACCAAAGGATGTACCAAGAGTTATATATGTACACACACCATATTGCGATAAGATTTGTTCATTTTGTAATCTAAATAGAGAACAGCTGAGTGGAAGTTTAGATAGTTATGCTGAATACATAGCAGATGAATTTGAAAAGTATGGTCAGTATAGATACTTTAAAGAAAGACCTGTAGATGTAATATATTTTGGTGGTGGAACTCCAACAGTTTATAAGAATAACCAATTGGAAAAGATTTTAGAATCAATAAAAAAGAATATAAAACTATCGGAAGAGTATGAATTTACTTTAGAGACAACACTTCATAATCTAACAGATGAGAAAATAGAAACTATGAATAGATATGGAGTAAATAGACTTTCTGTAGGAATACAAAGTTTTTCAACAGAAGGAAGAAAGTTTTACAATAGAACATATGCAAAAGACGAGACAATAGCAAGATTAAAAGACCTAAAAGATAAGTTTAACGGGGAGGTTTGTGTAGATATAATATATAACTATCCAGACCAAAAGATAGAAGACGTTAGAAGTGATGCTAGGACAGTTAAAGAATTAGATTTAGGAAGTGTAAGTTTTTATTCACTTATGGTTCATGAGGGATCAGCTCTTTCGCAAGACATTAAAAATGACAAAGTTAAATTGGAAGATAATTTAAGAAAAGAGAGAGAACTTCACAATACATTTGTAGAGGAATTGACATCAGATGGAGATTATTACCTTTTAGAGCTTACAAAAATAGCTAAAAAAGGAAGAGACAAATATAAGTATATAAAAGCTAGAAGCTTTGGTGGAGATACATTCCCAATTGGTGTTGGAGCAGGTGGGAATGTTGGAGAGATAACAATATTTAGAATGAAAAAAGAGATGAGCATGTTTGTTGAAAAAAATGAACATCAGCAAAGACTAGATAGATTGACAGGTCTATTCCAATTCCCAAGAGTGGAAAAAAAGATAGTTGAAGAGATTCTTTTAGAAAATGAGAAAAAAGCGTTCGAGAAGATAATAGAAACATTAAAAGGGGCAGATTTTATTATCGAATCAGAAGATGCATATACACTGACAGAAGATGGGGTGTTTTGGGGAAATAATATTTCTAGAGAGATTTTAGTTAGATTGGTTGAAGCTACTCTAGAAAAATAA